The segment cttttttatgtatttttttcattttccccctGGTAAGTGAAGCCACAGGTTTGAACTTTGACGCAGAACTGTCTCAAAACCATGCGAAAGCCTTGAGCCTTTTCATGTGCAACTGCTGCAATGTTTTTGAGATTTGAACAAGTGTCCTTAACCAAGGGCTGGGATCCTTAGATTGTCTTAATTTGCCTGCTACGACCAGTACAAACATTAGTCCAAAAACATATCGAGATGATGGTTTTCCTTTATTTGATGGCTTCTTCTTGAGTGCACATCAAGTGGCGTTTAGACTCAGCTTTGATCTACTCACTTTCGACTCTCTGACAATTAAAGGTTCCACTCCATCGATGCGTAATCTTTCAACCATGTTTAGCTAAATAATCCTATTAATGGCAAATTTCAGATGATATTCATTTCTGAGATTGAAGCTCATTGTTGTGCAATCAAACGTACGAATAATATacccatttttatttatatacaggTAATGAGTTTACATGCTAATCTGCTCCTCAAAAGATTATAATCACGACAAACATATAATCTTAATAGCAATTCACGATCATAGTAGAAGGATAGCTAGCTAGAATGCTTCCACTTTAGAGTCCTTGAAAGAATTCTTGCGTGCCGTCGCCAGAATAGTCTTATCAGCAACTATGAAGTATGCGGCGCCCGCCACTGTAATTGATCAatgaataaatttgattgattaacaCAAACAGCCAAATAGATAATAGTGATCCATGCAGAACAAATATAGAAAGATGGTAACCTGTGGAGACAATGAGAGCTTGAGCTGTATGGTTGAGATAAGCTTTTGCCCAAGGCAGCATCCTCACACTCGCCAGCTGCATGCATTTTAGAAATGGcgaaattttgattaattgttttaGCATATACATGTCTAGACTGTAAATCGTGAGGTCTTTGGAAGACTTACAGTTGGAATGGCAGTGGCAATGCTGGCGACAGCAGCTGCCTTGGCTCCCGCAATTACACCTTCTGTTAAGTAATAAACACAAACAAGTACACTTTACTCATTGAgctatatgattatatataagcaaaaaaaccaattaatttttaacCACCCCATCATCCACCTTGACTGTGGAATTCAAAAAATGCCAAACGTTAAATTTTGTTCAATACTTGAGGATGAAAAAGAGGTTCAATTGGGGTCTCTGGATCCCGGTCCCCTACCCCCAAAAGGACCCTTCTTTTAACAATGGAGTGGGACTTTTTTTCTTAAGCATATGGGATGTTCATGAAATATTTAAGATGTTTTAATCATCTATATAAATAGTTAAGGTTGAAACAGGTGTGccaaaaacaaaggaaaaaagataaaggTGGCATGCATATACATACCACGAGAGCAACGCTTTGCCACGGCTAGCTTTTGATCAAGTGATGCCAAGCTAGCCCTCTCAAGAGGAGACTGAACCATATTTTTTGCCATTGTAAGAGATGTAATTTGATCAAATAGAAATGGGATATGCAAGTAAGCAAGTTAATGAATGAAGTGCATGAGATTTTGTTGGAGATTTATAGGGAAGAGGGAGCAGCTGGTGGAAAGGAAAGAAGAGACGGATGTGTTGTTTTCAAACACTGGAGCTTACTAGTACAGAGTTTGATGGTTTTATCTGAATACTAAGGGTGAGGAGTCAGTTGTTTTCATCTGGGTTTCTGTTTATGGTCGATTCATTCTTTGGCTTTGTCCCCTCATATCTAAATATGCCCCTGGTTTTacacttaaaatatttaataaacttgACCTTCAACTGAAACTAGATctaatttaattactatttgGATCCTCCCTCTCATGATTTTATTATCCATAAGAATCACACTTGTTAAATTCATGAACCTCATAATTTTTTGACAAAGGGCATAAAAATTTTTGGtcacttaaaataaattattcatatacaCGGACATCCAAAAaagcaactttttttttcaaaagaaagaagGAGATTATTGCAAACCTGAATTTATAGGATTAAAATGTTAGGAGCCAGCGGTTTGGTGCAAAGTTGCTCCAAACCATGGGCAGTCTTCGTTTGCAAGTGCCCAGTACTTATGAGATTTAAACAAGTGTCGTCCATAAATTCGCGGGCTGACTGCTACCATTGTCAATATATATTGTCACATTCTCGAGGTTGGTGACAGCGGTACGGAATTGGGCAGAAACAGTTCCTGGGTATACTAATGAATAAGTATTGTTGGTGGTTGGGTTGCTCCAGTAATGGATGTGCATAAAGAGGGCGACATGAAAGAGGGGTTACGTCAATTTTTATACAAActaattaagaattaaattttttttttataaatctaaaataaaacgaaactaatgaatttaaatcataaaatagatagatattgaAGTTGATTTTTGAAAAGGTGGTATCAAAAATACTGTACAAACAGGTCAAAAAGTTAACCTGTGGCaataaatataaagtttatgATATATCACTCGCCATTTTTGTCCATAATTTTTTGGATGGTTTTACTTGAAAATAGAAGGGGCTGTCTTAGTTTGGACAACTGAGTTAAAACTTATGCATACTAATGAAAGGATTATAAAAGTTTGGTTACCCAAATATGACCCAAATTTGAGCTCATCATAGAATTAAACCAGGAAAGAAAATAGAGCAAAATGGGTTTTGGGCCAAAGTGAAATCAGGGATCATCTgccaaaacaataataaagaaTCCTTGGGCAACTGGATCATCATCTTCCCCGAAATACTGCTGACTGGGTTGCATGTTTTGTCATGAGTGCTCTTCTACTTTAGTTGTTTTCACCATCACTATCTGTCATAGTTGATATGTAAATGGTAAAATCTAGATTCCTagaattattttaacaaaattcgTATGATAAAAGGGAATCATTTTCAGTCTCAAGTGGATAATAAGAAGCCCGCGTGCTGAGTCCTGAAGGTCCCcgtttcaattttctttgactATCTAATAATATCCctcattaatttatatgatcCAATACATTACTAACATTCCTCGTCAATCATATTTTCCTTGTTAAGTATTTTGTAACATACACATgttatattgattaataatttttatttcatgatATTTTGAAAGTGGTCCAACTACAAAATGATATGAATCTATATGCCTTTGAGCCTGAGGTCATGGTATCAAATGGTACGTACAACCCAAATTTTAAACCCTGTGTTAGCCGCATGTAGCTACATCTTATTAGGGATGACAACAAAATGACAAGGCCAAATATCTTAATCTATGttcctgtttttgttaaaaaaatctattcTATTTTTGTCATGTTTTCGATACTGAGATGAtaagaaatcttaattttttcttccacgtaaaaaaaaattttctccccATCCTATAGAAAAATCCCTCTCCCTTTACCCTCTCAtctatgttaaaaaaataataaaatatttattatatattaaggtatatttgtaataatttaaaatttttaaatttattttaatatttaaagatttaaaatatatataagggAAGAGATGGGAAAGTGAGGAGACGAACTAGAGATATATTCATTATTATCTCCATCTCCATcctagtttttattaaaaattctcCTCATTCATTCAAAGAATGAAGGGTCAAAGATATGGTTTTGCGCAGCTGAATTGTGATTTTACTTCAACACTCtttttcactttatatatatatacacacacacgcgCCCCTAGCTCGGTGAATTTAGaatcatccaatatattacatTTTCTTGTTTACCCTTTAATGGGTAAAAGAACACGGGAATGAGTGGgtatatgaaaagaaaagaaaaaagagagagagaaagaaagtaaaagaacattcatttataaaaaattaccatcATCATCAGAAATCAATACTCATTATTGTCAGCACATGATCGCCTTCAAGTTCATAAACTTCTCATGAGGGCAATTATGGGCTGGGGTTGGCTCCTTTTACAGGTAAGCATActtatattaaataaagtttGAATCCAAAGCACAGTCAGTGATCTAAAACATCACTtccattaaatatttattttcatttttcagttAGAAGCAGTCAAAATGATGATGAGGATGGGGTGGTATCTGATATGGGGCGTCTCTCTCTTTCTTGCTTaactttgataaattattattcctAATCTTACGGACAAATTGCTCATTAGGAACCTCTGGAGGCTTAATCGATCTAATTAGTGCCCAATTAACGCCCTTGAAGAACTCATGCCTCTTAATCTCAACTGAACCCTTTAAGCTTCCTATTCTCTTCTTGGGATTCTTCACTACCAGCCTGCTTATAAGATCTTGTAATTTGACCATTTCTTCCATTTCTTTACTGCTGCTAACACCAATTCTCGGGAAAGTTAATGGCTTTTTAAGAATGTTAATGAGGGTTTTCTCGTTGTTTTCACCTTTGAAAGGTGTTACCCCGTATATCATCTCGTACAAAAACACCCCTAAAGTCCACCAATCCACGGCGCTGCCATGGCCTTGGCCTGATATTACCTCCGGCGCCAAGTACTCGTGCGTCCCCACGAAGGATTTCGATCGAGCATTGATGGGTTCCGCTACTAGCTCTGGATCAACTTCTTGAGTGCCTTCAACTTGTTCTGTTATTGTTGTAACTGTAACCTTCTTCTTCCTGGTTGAGGCTGAGAAACAAGATAGCACCGGCTGCATTGGTGAAGCACACGATGGAATTGAGCTGTGTTTTTCATACTTGTCAATGGCTTCCATGTTTTGCTTTGGCTTCAGGAGCTTCGGTACGACGTCGCATTTGAAAGAAAGATCGAAATCCGAAAGCATAATATGCCCATCTTCCCTAACCAGGACGTTTTCCGGCTTCAGGTCTCTGTAAACTATGCCCATCATGTGTAGATACTCTAGAGCCAAAAGTGTCTCAGCAGCATAAAACCTGAAACAATTAACAATTATCATCGTCATAACAACAGAAACTGACTGTAGACAAGAAAATCTCTTAAATGTGTTTTGGCTTGTAAAGCAAAAAAGTAAAATTCTTGACTGCagataatatcttaaaattatcaaactatTGGAACAGGGATGTTACATAAACTTACTTGGCCGATGAAATACTGAAACGCTTCCCGTGCAGGCGTTGGCGAGCGGCATACAAGTCACCGCCGGGACAGTACTCCATGATTAAGCAAGAGTAATGGGAGGCTTCAAACTCGGCGTAAAGAGTGGGAACAAAAGGATGATCCAGCATGGATAAAATCTCCTTCTCCATATCGGCTCTATGTAACTTCTTCCTTATGGCAAGTGCTTCTCTATCCACCACTTTCATGGCGTAAAAACACTGCGGCAGTCCCACAACAGGGTTCCTTATCTGGCAAAGATAAACATTCCCTATGTCACCACTGCCAAGCCGGCGCAGGAGCCGGAAATGCTCGAGCCCAACTCGACCTTGCGCTCTTCGGAGCAGTTTCATGGCTTCCCACGCGGCTTGATTGGCCTTGTGTGGCTTTTGGGAGTTGTAAAGAGAGGTTTCCGCGGACGGGGAGCAAAGAGAGATGGAGCTACGGCGGCTGCCAAAGCTGAGGTTGCTCATGAAACTACGACTAGAGTCGGGGACCGTTATCGAGGAGGAGCTACTATCATAGTCGGATTCATCCCGGAGAACGGTGGTCGCTGCCATTGTTGGTGGTGGCTCATGCATTGAGAGTAAAAATGAAGATGAGGGATTTTAATTCTACCTTTGCTATGAGTTCAATGGCATTttatatcaattcaaatatggAATGTGAAGCATGGAGCTCAAGTTTACAAAAgtgttactttttttaattaaaaatgaacccctatatgttttatatttatgaaactttCTAGTATTTTTAATAACTTATCACAACATTGCCAATACTGGTTTTGCGGTAGATCATTAATATTCGCGTAAACTGACAAATTAACAGTAATTGACTGAATGGATATAAAAATTGAAGGATACGGTAAACTTTTCAGTAAAGTACTGAGGCTCAGTCAACCAATTGCGATGTTAAAAACGTTAATTGAAACTGACACAGCCACTAGCGTCTGCTTGTGGCAGAAGAAGTGGGTTCCAGAGAGGAATACAAgtaataatatgtttaaaagGTCATTGCAAATACCATGTCCAATATATTAGGATAATTtgtgtaataaaatataagattttatgtgtaaaaaaatataaaattaaaattttttaatttaattatgaataattaatatttttattaaaatttttctattaatcaTCTCTCACCTCTTGATCGCACCTATGATTAACTTTTATCACTATTAtagttattattaagatatgAAAAGGGTTGTTATTAGAATTTCACAATTATAAtgtttttctaacaaatttagattttaaataataaagttggatttaaaaaaaataagagaattttgttaaatgaaaaacCCTATTTTGGAAAATGTTTATCACTCCATCAAGTAAAGATAATGAATACTTTTCGAAACTCTTGCTTTTGAAACGCATGCATGTTAAAATTCTTGGGAATTTGGCTATTTAGACGAGGGAAAACGTTGGCTTTGTGAAAAGGCAATGGTCAAAAGCACTTGTTCTTTTCTGCTAACACCCATTTTTATGCTATGCTTTTCCCAATAAAAGATTAACGCATAATTAAAAGGCACACAACAAAACATTTGATCTTGACGGTCACAAATCAATCAACCAAAAGTATAAATACTACTACAGAAAAGGTGTAGATACACGAAGCACCCGTGGCCTAAATTCATTTCCACCTCTCGGATAAACATTAAGAGGGAAAGGTGACTTACCGCTTCACTTAGGGAACAGTATAGGTCCCCTCAAAGTTTGGTTAACTAACAAATTCTCAccctttatatttcaaaagtCTAAACACAAAACCTATCATTTATGTCGGttaacaaattctattagaAGGAGGGGCAAAATGGTTATTGGATGGGCTTTTAAAAAGATGTTAATTTCACAACTTCATTCAATTTTATGGTTAACTGTATATATAACTAGAGGATGAAGGGCAATTTAGTCTAttaaatcttcattttcataTAAGGGTTAGTTttgtaaattcaattaaaagagatataattataattaaagtttatattttctGTTGAAGACATTTTTGTCATTACACCAATGAAGGTTAAACTAGTAATTTACCCTGATCATAAACCAATTCTCTAATAAAAGCATATTAAAGATGAGTTATTTGgacttttgaaacttaaagggGAGAACTGTTCTTTAAGCAAATCTTAGGTGGTAGATAGTGATTtggcctttatttatttaaattgactattaatgcataCCATGAGTATACGATATTTTTCTCATCTCTTCCTCTTTATGGCGTCCTTGCCATGCATGTGAACTCTTGCTCCCAGGGTAACTGAATTGGGTCCATATTTTTGCCTTTACACGTGCCGACTTTTAAGTGgtttcacaattttattttattttaattactcaAATTAATGACTAGGGTATGAAATCAAAAATCTCCAAGGGACATGATTTAGATGATTTAGtttcttatattatatcaaaattaaaattttaaattatactgattgtaaaattaataattagatttatagttttatcggttaaatataattgattcagTTCGACAAAgataattaaactcaaatataattgttcctcataaaaaaaaagaggtttTGTTGatggttttaataatttgtgATCATGATCAGATTTATGCAGGCTACCACAGCCCATTGATGTATTTGGGATTTTAAACATCACAATCTTTTTGTTTCATAATTTGAGAATGTGAAGGCATCATATTTATCCACATTTCCACTGTTGGATGATTAGATACAGGACAAAGAATGGAGTTAATCTTTTGGACTTATTTGTCACATCATCAATTCTAACTATGATGATGAATGATTTTGTGGGTCTGTAATCAATGACAAAATTTTGATCATCATTGATAATGAAAACCATCCCACAAAAATCAAACATTAGgttataatcatatataattggAGATCAAGATCCTTTGATGGGATTTGAAGTACTCTATGAAAAGTGTATCAGGTTTCTCTTTGTTTCTTCCTGTGGTTGTTCCACTTTTCTCTGCAAGATCTTATCATTTTCACTTTTGGTTACATTTCCAGGCAGCAGACCCAGCAAATTTTGCTGCGCTGCAGAGGTGACAAATATATAGGAACTTTCAATCCTCCATCACTTGCCCCATACATTTTCTCCCCGTGTCAAAACAAACATCCAGCAACCTTTCTTCCTCACAGTAATTAAGGCAAAAGGGTGTTGGTGAAAATCAAATAGAGCAATAAGAAAACAGAAAACTGCAGAACTTATTTCAGCCCTGCAATGATGTATAGAATAGAGTGAGCAAAAGATGGCCAACCTGAAAACTCCACAACACAATGTACAAAACCAAAGGTGATTTAAGAAACATTCAAACCATGAATTTCAGTGAAAAGTGAACCGAATTCAACGGGGATATGGATGCTTATACTGAGGAATTGCATCTCATCTTCTTCTGTTCTTTATGTGGGGATTGTTTAAGACATGTTGTCATGGGCAGCTTCTGGTCGTGGGGTCTTCTATTTTTATGCCCGCGTACGTGTTGCTTTTGAACTTTGAATGCTCTAAATTTTGCagattcataataaattttcttccTCGCCCTTGTGCTTACCATTTTAACTACAAATCATTGCAGTGAATTAAAATCTCATGAATTCTATGGTGTGGTGAAGAGAAGAGACTGGAGCAACGAACTTTACTGGTGCCGAAAGGTAGACCCTAACAATTTTAACTTGAGATCCATCATTTGAACATGAATTTTACCTATCGGTAAATGATTTGATTCGCAGTACTTGTATTCGGAGCCCTGGCAACCCTCACTGTAATCTCATTTTGTCTTGGGCCCGTGATTTTTGGAACGCTCATGCAAATCATTGGGCCATTTTTCTCCAGCATTCCAGACAGGCCCAGGAAATAATGGACTTCGGTTGCTGCAGCCATGGCTCATGGGACAAgttatataagtaaatatttttaatatcaactaaataatttttatgttaatagattatcataaattaattaataattatatattcatttcgCAGCTCTGTATTATAAAAGTCTAACCTAAAACTAGGTATTAATGTTTCTTATTTGATagataatcaataatattatatgcataattttatatgtaaataataatatattattatataattaaatattattttatttttaatttaaaattaattaattatataatatattatttttatacataaattatacatattatttatatatatataatattacttttaataataatagtttgaataaaacaaaacatgCTGTATAATTatggggaaaaaaatgaaaaagtaaaaGCCACTGATgctaacaaataataatataaaataacttatAAGTGGAAATGAGTGATGTGCATATGTG is part of the Mangifera indica cultivar Alphonso chromosome 13, CATAS_Mindica_2.1, whole genome shotgun sequence genome and harbors:
- the LOC123194560 gene encoding early nodulin-93-like, which produces MAKNMVQSPLERASLASLDQKLAVAKRCSREGVIAGAKAAAVASIATAIPTLASVRMLPWAKAYLNHTAQALIVSTVAGAAYFIVADKTILATARKNSFKDSKVEAF
- the LOC123194561 gene encoding protein kinase PINOID 2, coding for MHEPPPTMAATTVLRDESDYDSSSSSITVPDSSRSFMSNLSFGSRRSSISLCSPSAETSLYNSQKPHKANQAAWEAMKLLRRAQGRVGLEHFRLLRRLGSGDIGNVYLCQIRNPVVGLPQCFYAMKVVDREALAIRKKLHRADMEKEILSMLDHPFVPTLYAEFEASHYSCLIMEYCPGGDLYAARQRLHGKRFSISSAKFYAAETLLALEYLHMMGIVYRDLKPENVLVREDGHIMLSDFDLSFKCDVVPKLLKPKQNMEAIDKYEKHSSIPSCASPMQPVLSCFSASTRKKKVTVTTITEQVEGTQEVDPELVAEPINARSKSFVGTHEYLAPEVISGQGHGSAVDWWTLGVFLYEMIYGVTPFKGENNEKTLINILKKPLTFPRIGVSSSKEMEEMVKLQDLISRLVVKNPKKRIGSLKGSVEIKRHEFFKGVNWALIRSIKPPEVPNEQFVRKIRNNNLSKLSKKERDAPYQIPPHPHHHFDCF